From one Candidatus Zixiibacteriota bacterium genomic stretch:
- the panB gene encoding 3-methyl-2-oxobutanoate hydroxymethyltransferase, whose amino-acid sequence MSSIKKRVKTNVQTIVGMKAKGERIAVLTAYDFFTAKLLDQAGIDIMLVGDSASNVIHGHASTLPITMDTMIAHTAAVARGTERALVVADMPFLSFQPSTETAVFNAGRFLKEGGAEAVKIEGGLEMVATITRVIECGIPVMGHIGLTPQSIHRFGGPKVQGRAERSRAYLMESALALEAAGCFAVVLELFDTNAASEITSALKTAATIGIGAGKYCDGQVLVINDMLGLRDESFKPKFLREYVDLKPIISDAVKRYIDDVRSGSFPSEDESY is encoded by the coding sequence ATGTCATCAATCAAAAAGCGCGTCAAGACGAACGTTCAGACGATCGTCGGTATGAAAGCCAAAGGCGAGCGTATTGCCGTACTGACGGCGTACGATTTTTTCACGGCGAAACTGCTCGACCAGGCCGGCATTGATATCATGCTGGTCGGCGACTCGGCCAGCAACGTGATTCACGGGCACGCGTCGACACTGCCGATCACCATGGACACCATGATTGCCCATACGGCTGCTGTTGCGCGCGGCACCGAGCGGGCGCTGGTGGTCGCCGATATGCCCTTTCTTTCTTTTCAGCCGTCGACGGAAACGGCGGTCTTCAATGCGGGACGATTTCTCAAGGAGGGCGGCGCCGAGGCGGTGAAAATCGAGGGAGGGCTGGAGATGGTCGCTACGATCACGCGTGTGATCGAGTGCGGCATTCCGGTGATGGGACATATCGGCCTGACGCCGCAGTCCATTCATCGCTTTGGCGGTCCCAAAGTGCAGGGGCGGGCCGAGCGGTCACGCGCTTACCTCATGGAGTCCGCACTGGCGCTCGAGGCCGCCGGCTGCTTTGCAGTCGTGTTGGAGTTGTTTGATACCAACGCCGCCTCGGAAATCACCAGCGCGCTCAAGACTGCGGCGACGATCGGGATCGGCGCCGGGAAATACTGCGACGGGCAGGTACTGGTGATCAACGACATGCTCGGCCTTCGCGACGAATCGTTCAAACCGAAATTCCTTCGCGAGTATGTGGACCTGAAACCGATCATTTCCGATGCGGTCAAACGGTACATCGACGACGTGCGATCCGGCTCGTTTCCATCGGAAGACGAATCGTACTGA
- the mscL gene encoding large conductance mechanosensitive channel protein MscL has product MMKEFREFAVKGNVVDMAVGIIIGAAFGTIVKSLVDDVLMPPIGLLLGNVDFSNLFIVLKQGATAGPYLTLADANAAGAVILKYGTFINTVISFLIVSFSVFILIKNINRLKREKPAPEAAPTTKECPYCLSVIPIKATRCAHCTQELRSA; this is encoded by the coding sequence ATGATGAAGGAGTTCAGGGAATTTGCCGTGAAGGGCAATGTCGTCGACATGGCCGTCGGCATCATCATCGGTGCGGCGTTCGGTACGATCGTCAAGTCGCTGGTCGACGACGTTCTGATGCCGCCGATCGGCTTGTTGCTCGGCAATGTTGATTTCTCCAACCTGTTTATCGTGTTGAAACAGGGCGCTACCGCGGGGCCATATCTTACGCTGGCCGACGCCAACGCGGCCGGAGCAGTTATTCTCAAGTATGGCACGTTTATCAACACGGTGATAAGCTTTTTGATCGTATCATTCTCGGTCTTTATTCTCATCAAGAACATCAACCGTCTCAAGCGTGAGAAGCCGGCGCCGGAGGCGGCGCCCACGACCAAGGAGTGTCCGTACTGCCTCTCGGTCATTCCGATCAAGGCCACGCGCTGCGCCCACTGCACGCAGGAGTTGCGGTCCGCCTGA
- a CDS encoding mechanosensitive ion channel → MQEYLDLIKDWAAMYGLRVLGAIAILIIGRLVVSILAGLLRRVLDRAGTDPTLSRFLIALSRIALLTFVIIAALGTLGVHTASFIAVIGAAGLAVGFALQGSLGNFASGVMLIIFRPFKVGDYVEAGGTAGSVEEVNIFHTVLRSPDNRQIIVPNGKITGDTITNYSAMDTRRVDLVFGIGYGDDIKKAKQILERICREDSRVLDDPAPTIAVSELADSSVNFVVRPWVKTSDYWAVYFDLTERVKLTFDREGVSIPLPQHDVHLYRQGIPEKG, encoded by the coding sequence ATGCAGGAGTACCTTGACCTGATCAAAGACTGGGCGGCGATGTACGGACTGCGCGTACTCGGCGCCATCGCGATACTTATAATCGGACGGCTGGTCGTGAGTATCCTGGCTGGATTGCTTCGCCGCGTACTTGACCGGGCGGGCACGGATCCGACCCTGTCGCGCTTCCTGATTGCGTTAAGCCGGATCGCGCTGCTCACGTTCGTGATTATCGCCGCACTCGGCACTCTCGGTGTGCATACGGCATCGTTCATCGCCGTAATCGGCGCTGCCGGGTTGGCCGTGGGGTTCGCTCTGCAGGGGTCACTGGGTAATTTCGCATCGGGTGTGATGTTAATCATATTCCGGCCGTTCAAAGTCGGTGATTATGTCGAGGCGGGCGGCACCGCGGGCTCCGTCGAAGAAGTGAACATCTTTCACACCGTGCTCCGATCGCCCGACAACCGCCAGATCATCGTACCCAACGGGAAGATAACCGGCGATACCATCACCAACTACTCGGCCATGGACACCCGCCGTGTCGACCTGGTGTTCGGCATAGGTTACGGCGATGACATCAAGAAGGCCAAGCAGATTCTCGAGAGGATTTGCAGGGAAGACAGCCGGGTGCTCGATGATCCCGCACCGACCATCGCCGTATCCGAACTGGCCGACAGCTCGGTCAACTTCGTTGTTCGTCCGTGGGTCAAAACCTCGGACTACTGGGCGGTGTATTTTGATCTTACGGAGCGGGTGAAACTCACATTCGACCGCGAAGGAGTTTCGATTCCGCTTCCGCAGCATGACGTGCACCTATATCGGCAGGGGATACCCGAAAAGGGATAG
- the folB gene encoding dihydroneopterin aldolase — protein MSDVIRMGGLSFYGYHGVTAAEKETGRVFEIDCEMEVDLAQPGKTDRLKDTVDYYRVYQVIKESVEGTAYSLLEGLANRIATNILDMFPVYRVTLKVRKLHPPIPGQVKFIEVEVTRHQGDTAKLTDPDHQPT, from the coding sequence ATGAGCGATGTGATTCGCATGGGAGGGCTGTCGTTTTACGGCTACCACGGCGTCACTGCTGCGGAAAAGGAGACAGGCCGCGTGTTTGAGATCGACTGCGAGATGGAAGTCGACCTGGCCCAACCGGGGAAAACCGACCGCCTCAAAGATACGGTGGACTACTATCGTGTCTATCAGGTGATCAAGGAATCGGTTGAGGGGACTGCATATTCGCTGCTCGAGGGTCTGGCCAACCGTATCGCGACAAATATCCTTGACATGTTTCCGGTCTACCGGGTAACTTTGAAAGTCCGAAAATTGCACCCGCCAATCCCCGGGCAGGTGAAGTTTATCGAGGTTGAAGTCACCCGCCACCAGGGGGATACGGCCAAGTTGACCGACCCCGACCATCAGCCGACATAA
- the folK gene encoding 2-amino-4-hydroxy-6-hydroxymethyldihydropteridine diphosphokinase, whose protein sequence is MADTVYLLLGSNLGNRERHMQVALDKLQSLEGLEVIATSPVYLSDAVGMPDGSPSFLNQVVKCEYLYPPHELLHSVEKIEAAMGRTDKGTYQSRIIDIDILLFGDRVLQLDDLTVPHPSLLERPFALIPLLAIDPELVDPRTGTPLESYVDSRDRERVLLYKDHVARNV, encoded by the coding sequence ATGGCTGACACTGTCTATCTTCTGCTCGGCTCCAACCTGGGAAATCGCGAGCGGCACATGCAGGTGGCACTGGACAAACTGCAGAGTCTCGAAGGGCTGGAGGTCATCGCGACCTCGCCGGTGTATCTGTCCGACGCCGTGGGGATGCCCGACGGCAGTCCGTCGTTTCTCAACCAGGTGGTCAAATGTGAGTACCTGTATCCCCCTCACGAGTTGCTGCACAGTGTCGAGAAGATAGAAGCGGCCATGGGGCGGACGGACAAGGGGACGTATCAGTCGCGCATTATCGATATAGACATTTTGCTGTTTGGTGACCGGGTGTTGCAGCTCGATGACCTCACCGTTCCGCATCCGTCGCTTCTGGAACGCCCGTTTGCATTGATACCGCTTCTGGCGATTGACCCGGAACTTGTCGATCCCCGAACCGGCACTCCGCTCGAATCGTACGTCGACAGCCGGGACCGCGAGCGCGTGCTGCTGTATAAAGATCATGTCGCACGTAACGTCTGA
- a CDS encoding DUF3078 domain-containing protein — protein sequence MKNGICRAIALGCLTAALLAPALAAQEVADDTLYIWKKSLVWDLTATQTSYNDAWVGGEVGSFSWQTNLNGSAQRQFSPSFNFKSTLRSSFGMTSTQDEESGDWSKPKKSTDLIDWENVGSFTLNGLVDPYVAFRLESQFYDGRYNNRLFGTTYSTKKLWFSPLKLTESAGGTRKFYEKDNDVIASRLGVAFRQIMQSYIDTTDTALPQVDSTFTDGGIESVTDAMLTLSDKLVYVGKLSLYKAFFFSESDKVKGTEVEDYWKAVDVNFENLFVAKVSKIVAVSFYTQLLYDKQVEKKGRLKQTLALGITYSLL from the coding sequence ATGAAAAACGGAATTTGTCGAGCCATCGCCCTGGGTTGCCTGACAGCCGCGCTTCTGGCGCCGGCTCTGGCCGCCCAGGAAGTCGCGGATGATACGCTGTACATATGGAAGAAGAGTCTGGTCTGGGACCTGACCGCAACGCAGACGTCGTACAACGACGCCTGGGTGGGCGGCGAAGTCGGATCGTTTTCGTGGCAGACCAATCTGAACGGCTCCGCGCAGCGGCAATTCTCCCCATCGTTCAACTTCAAGAGCACGCTCCGATCTTCATTCGGCATGACCAGCACGCAGGATGAAGAATCCGGCGACTGGAGCAAACCGAAGAAGTCGACCGACCTGATAGACTGGGAAAACGTCGGCAGCTTCACGCTCAACGGATTGGTCGATCCCTACGTCGCATTTCGTCTCGAATCACAGTTTTATGATGGCCGCTACAACAACCGGTTGTTCGGCACAACGTACTCGACCAAGAAGTTGTGGTTTTCACCGCTGAAGCTGACCGAGTCCGCCGGCGGAACGCGCAAGTTTTACGAAAAGGACAACGACGTGATTGCCAGCCGTCTGGGTGTCGCTTTCCGGCAGATCATGCAGTCGTACATCGACACCACCGATACCGCCCTGCCGCAGGTTGATTCGACTTTTACGGACGGTGGTATCGAGTCGGTCACCGACGCCATGCTGACGCTTTCGGACAAGTTGGTGTATGTCGGGAAGCTATCACTGTACAAGGCTTTCTTCTTCTCCGAGTCGGATAAAGTGAAAGGAACGGAAGTAGAGGATTACTGGAAAGCCGTTGACGTGAACTTCGAAAATCTGTTTGTCGCAAAGGTATCGAAGATTGTCGCCGTCAGTTTCTACACCCAGTTGCTGTACGACAAACAGGTTGAGAAGAAGGGACGACTCAAACAAACACTCGCTCTCGGAATCACCTATTCGCTGTTGTAG
- a CDS encoding deoxynucleoside kinase, whose amino-acid sequence MSHVTSEPNYIAVEGVIGVGKTTFAEMLAQCLDAEVVREEVLENPFLTDFYKNRKRHAFSCQLYFLISRFQQQQQLMVRDLFAQRIVADYLFAKDQIFASLNLSERELALYDKIAPVLAQNIPRPDLVIYLQASTPTLQGRIRKRNLPFERSIDSEYIESVNKAYDYFFFHYTDTPLLVVKTDDIDFVNNSRQFDDLIDQIQKPITGKIYYVPSGELTEKQ is encoded by the coding sequence ATGTCGCACGTAACGTCTGAGCCGAACTACATAGCGGTCGAGGGCGTAATCGGGGTCGGCAAGACCACGTTCGCCGAGATGCTCGCGCAGTGCCTCGATGCCGAGGTGGTCCGCGAAGAGGTGTTGGAGAACCCGTTTTTGACCGACTTCTATAAGAACCGCAAGCGACACGCTTTCTCCTGCCAGTTGTACTTTTTGATCTCGAGATTTCAGCAGCAGCAGCAGTTGATGGTGCGCGACTTGTTCGCGCAGCGTATAGTTGCCGACTATCTGTTCGCCAAGGACCAGATTTTCGCTTCCCTCAATCTTTCGGAGCGCGAACTGGCGCTGTACGACAAGATCGCTCCCGTGCTTGCGCAGAATATCCCGAGGCCCGATCTGGTCATTTACCTGCAGGCGTCTACTCCCACGCTGCAGGGCCGTATCCGAAAGCGCAACCTGCCGTTTGAACGGTCGATCGACAGCGAATACATCGAGAGCGTCAATAAGGCGTACGATTATTTCTTCTTTCACTACACCGACACACCCCTGCTGGTGGTCAAAACCGACGACATCGACTTCGTCAACAATTCCCGCCAGTTCGACGACCTGATCGACCAGATTCAGAAACCGATCACCGGAAAAATCTACTACGTTCCCTCGGGTGAACTCACGGAAAAACAATAG